The genome window CCCCGGCGTGTAGAACTTGTGCGTCGCCGAGAAACCTTCCACGGCGCTTTCGCCGACGAGTCGGACCTCTTTTTCCGCCGCCATCCTTTTCACGGCGGCTTCGCTGAAGAGGACCTTCTGCTTCAAGGTGGAGGCCACTTTTTCGATGCGGAAGACGAAGTTCACCTCCGGGCCGTGCAGGTTGAGCTCATTCATCGTCGGCACGGTGCCGAGTGCGGCGGAGCCAAAGTGCAGGACGAGACGGAAGGGCGGGTTCACCTTCAGTTGCGCCTCGTAAAGCTTCGCCACGGCCTGGCGCACCTGGATGGCGCCGTCTTCGGTGTCGTCCCAGTAGCAGAAGAAGCCGTCGCCGAGATACTTCGACATGTGACCGCCGCATTCGTCGATGACCTGACGGCAGTTCTTGAACCAGGTGCCCGTCATGCGCGGGAACTGCGCGCCGGGCAGCGTTTGCGCGAGCTGGGTGGAGCCGATGATGTCCGCCACCATCAGCCAGCACTGCGCCTGGCGGATGTGGATCATCGTGGAGGCCATCACCTGCTGGCCGGCGGGATGCATGGCACTGAGGATCTCCGTGGCAAACTCCAGCTCATTGCTGGCGATGCGGATGATGTCGCCGTTGTGCAGGCGCACGGACTGTGAGATGCGGCGGCCGTTCACATACGTGCCGTTCGCGCTGCCGAGATCCACCAGCCAGAACTCGCGCTCGCCCTGCGCCTGGATGATGGCGTGGCGGCGTGAGACTTCATTGTCCGCAAGCGACAGGGTGTTGTCCGGCGCGCGACCGATGCTGCACGTCCCGTTCAAATCATGGCGCTCCCCGTCGGGAAGGCGGAGCCAGGATTGGAGTAACGTGCTGCTCATGAGGTGGGATCGGGCCGCATGTTGGCAAGAGAAGCCGCCCGTGCCAAGGAAATCACGGCTTGTCATCCGCCACGGGGTTTGGGAGCATGCCGCATGCAGGAGGAGTCCGCAGGCACGTTCCACGTCATCTTCAATCAAGCCGAGGCAGGCCTGTGGTTCATCCTCGCGCTCGTGCTGGCCGTGCGACTCCGCATGAAGGCGCCCTGGCGCTGGCTGCTGCCGCTGGCCTTCGCCGTGTTCGGTGTTTCGGATCTCATCGAGGCGCAAACCGGCGCATGGTGGGAGCCGTGGTGGCTGTTCGTGATGAAAGCCGCCTGCGTTCTCGTGTTTCTGCTGGCATGGCGGGCGCATCGGCGGCAGGGGAAGTCCCATGGCTGACACCCCCTTCAAGTTTTGCAGCAACTGCGGTGCTGGTGATCTGCATGCCGTGAACGAACGCGAGTTCCGC of Prosthecobacter sp. contains these proteins:
- a CDS encoding adenylate/guanylate cyclase domain-containing protein, translated to MSSTLLQSWLRLPDGERHDLNGTCSIGRAPDNTLSLADNEVSRRHAIIQAQGEREFWLVDLGSANGTYVNGRRISQSVRLHNGDIIRIASNELEFATEILSAMHPAGQQVMASTMIHIRQAQCWLMVADIIGSTQLAQTLPGAQFPRMTGTWFKNCRQVIDECGGHMSKYLGDGFFCYWDDTEDGAIQVRQAVAKLYEAQLKVNPPFRLVLHFGSAALGTVPTMNELNLHGPEVNFVFRIEKVASTLKQKVLFSEAAVKRMAAEKEVRLVGESAVEGFSATHKFYTPGA